A genomic region of Haliotis asinina isolate JCU_RB_2024 chromosome 1, JCU_Hal_asi_v2, whole genome shotgun sequence contains the following coding sequences:
- the LOC137280960 gene encoding uncharacterized protein, which produces MRVTETLVFILGLALCSCMAQGQTRRQRRRAQVLRSRWSRDLDTNVTVKEAAAILKSKERIFFRSSDRRLTAFNITRSYSYIDYNSDLVVTKAYVSGSRKCIVLPGNITDDFNTTMNDVLARKKQRLNETLEIGQFAMTSDIAMTTSEREAFRSASPYLARKCLKLDILNATEPATDMTDTLDKFPITILTVRGIVTIYVSSTLNALS; this is translated from the exons ATGAGGGTCACTGAAACGCTGGTCTTTATTTTGGGGCTTGCCTTGTGCAGCTGTATGGCTCAAGGTCAAACACGGCGACAG CGACGCCGAGCACAGGTTTTAAGGAGCAGATGGTCACGTGACCTAGACACAAACGTAACTGTTAAAGAAGCGGCCGCCATTTTGAAGTCTAAAGAGAGAATATTCTTCCGATCCTCTGACAGAAGACTGACGGCGTTCAACATCACCCGATCCTACTCCTACATCGACTACAACAGT GACTTGGTGGTGACTAAGGCCTACGTGTCCGGCAGCCGGAAGTGCATCGTCCTACCAGGAAACATAACCGACGACTTCAATACCACCATGAATGACGTACTGGCCAGGAAG AAACAGAGGTTGAACGAGACTCTAGAAATTGGCCAATTTGCGATGACATCAGACATTGCGATGACCACTTCAGAGAGAGAAGCCTTTCGGTCTGCCAGTCCTTATCTTGCCAGAAAATGTCTGAAATTGGATATCCTCAATGCAACGGAACCTGCTACTG ATATGACAGACACCCTTGATAAGTTTCCAATAACAATTCTAACTGTTAGAGGGATCGTCACCATCTACGTCAGCTCCACATTGAATGCATTGTCCTGA
- the LOC137294064 gene encoding uncharacterized protein 6 — MTFMAKTKTMTHLRSIKEQSKVVSMKETLTFTYWLARSLVIMGYFPYLAVFVCLLASGDAQWKGLRGSTKASWVRVVSPTLNVTQEAYIWDADSGISFISRSKLLTGTSINRNRAYTDYNQPKIAIKFRKDVGRTCILLDVASALIGTFNETSTNLQALTVLDTTEEKSYQSVGTVLNATSQSAFDLQHPFIQKKCSDRNYNYLATTELTAGAAPPPASDKFTVFTTWGKVHLYILQSTGLVITTTTEAP, encoded by the exons ATGACATTCATGGCGAAAACTAAAACAATGACGCATTTACGCAGTATAAAAGAACAGAGCAAGGTTGTGTCGATGAAAGAAACACTTACATTTACCTACTGGTTAGCAAGAAGCCTTGTCATCATGGGTTACTTCCCCTACCTCGCGGTATTCGTCTGTCTACTAGCAAGTGGTGATGCACAGTGGAAGGGTCTG AGGGGGTCGACAAAAGCTTCTTGGGTGCGGGTAGTGAGCCCCACCCTAAATGTCACCCAGGAGGCGTACATCTGGGATGCTGACTCCGGTATCAGTTTCATCTCTCGAAGCAAGCTGCTGACTGGGACTAGCATCAATAGGAACCGCGCCTACACGGACTACAACCAG CCCAAGATTGCCATCAAGTTTAGAAAAGATGTTGGTAGAACCTGCATCCTACTCGACGTGGCATCTGCCCTTATCGGCACGTTCAATGAAACAAGTACCAATTTGCAAGCACTT ACAGTGTTAGACACGACAGAAGAGAAAAGCTACCAGTCAGTTGGAACGGTCCTGAACGCCACGAGTCAAAGCGCCTTTGATCTGCAGCATCCTTTtattcaaaagaaatgttccgaTAGAAACTACAACTACTTGGCGACCACAGAACTGACTGCAG GAGCTGCTCCCCCGCCTGCAAGTGATAAGTTCACAGTTTTCACCACATGGGGGAAGGTGCACCTCTACATCCTTCAGTCAACTGGTCTTGTAATCACTACCACCACCGAGGCCCCCTAA